TCGGCCCATTCGGAGTACTACTTCTGCGAGGTCTTCTGGCCCGCCTTCCGCAAGATCGACTTCTTGCGTGCGCTCCGCGACTACGTGGCCCGCCACCGCCGCTTCGGCGGCTGACACCCCTCGGTCCGGGGGGAGTTGAGGGCGGCCCGGACACCGCGGCGGACCTGTCCCGGGGCCCGGTGGGCACAGTTCGGCAACACCCATTTCACCTGGGTGTCGTCATATGCCATGGCATGCCTGCGCCTGTTCGAGGGAATATGTCTTCCAGGTCGACACCCCAGCGGCACCGGCCGGTGCCCACCTGAGGTGGCGCACCTCAGCGGGCGGCGTGGGGCCGCCCGTCCGGGAGGCCCGTTGCACCAGAAGGACCGTACCCACCGTACGGACTGCGCGGATGACACCGAGGGCCGCGCCAGGCCCGTGTCCCGCGGCCTGAGCCGGTTCTCTCCCGTCCCTCGGGGAAATCCTGTGCCCCGGGGGAAGCTCCGCGACGCCGTCGCTCCCCGACCTCTTCCGAGGGGGTACGTCCTTCCGTGGTGACCAGTACAAAGCGCCGCATGCCCGACCGGCGCACCTACGTTCTCGACACCAGCGTGCTGCTGGCCGATCCCAATGCGCTGTCCCGCTTCGACGAGCACGAGGTGGTGCTCCCGATCGTCGTGGTGACAGAGCTGGAGGCCAAGAGGCACCATCCGGAACTCGGTTACTTCGCCCGCCAGGCCCTGCGCCTGCTCGACGACTACCGGATCCGGTACGGCCGCCTGGATGCCCCGCTGCCGGTGGGGGACCTGGGTGGGACGGTGCGCGTCGAGCTCAACCACTCCGACCCTGGCGTCCTGCCGGCCGGCTACCGGCTGGGGGACAACGACTCCCGGATCCTCGCGGTCGCCCGCAACCTCCAGGCCGAGGGATACGACGTCACGGTCGTCTCGAAGGACCTCCCGCTGCGCATCAAGGCCTCGTCCGTCGGCCTGCTCGCGGAGGAGTACCGGGCGGAACTGGCCATCACGGACTCCGGCTGGACCGGCATGTCCGAACTCACCCTCTCCGCGGAGCAGGTGGACCTCCTCTTCGAGGAGGAGACGCTGTACGTGCCGGACGCGGCGGACCTGCCCGTGCACACCGGCCTGACCATCCAGTCGGAGCGCGGCAAGGCGCTCGGCCGCGTCACCCCCGAGGGTCAGGTCAGGCTGGTGCGCGGGGACCGCGAGGCGTTCGGCATCAAGGGGCGCAGCGCCGAGCAGCGCATCGCGCTCGACCTGCTGCTCGACCCGGACGTCGGCATCGTGTCCATGGGCGGCAGGGCCGGCACCGGCAAGTCAGCCCTCGCGCTCTGCGCCGGTCTGGAGGCCGTCCTGGAGCGCAGGCAGCACGAGAAGGTGATGGTCTTCCGGCCCCTGTACGCGGTGGGCGGGCAGGAGCTGGGCTACCTGCCCGGCACCGAGGCCGAGAAGATGAACCCCTGGGCCCAGGCCGTCTTCGACACCCTCTCCGCGGTCACCAGCCGCGAGGTCATCGAGGAGGTCACCGCCCGGGGCATGCTGGAGGTGCTGCCGCTCACCCACATCCGCGGCCGCTCCCTCCACGACGCGTTCGTCATCGTCGACGAGGCCCAGTCCCTGGAACGGAACGTCCTGCTGACCGTCCTGTCCAGGATCGGGGCCAACTCCCGGGTCGTCCTCACCCATGACGTCGCCCAGCGCGACAACCTGCGCGTCGGCCGGTACGACGGCGTCGTCGCCGTGGTGGAGAAGCTCAAGGGCCACCCGCTCTTCGCCCATGTCACGCTCACCCGTTCGGAGCGGTCGCAAATTGCCGCACTGGTGACGGAGATGCTGGAAGAGGGGCACATCTGACGGGTCCGGAGAAGACCGACAGGTCCTACCGGAATCCCCGGACGGCGCCGGTGCGGGGATCCACGTTACGAGACGGGGATTCCCGGTCCACCCGAAGGGGTTGTCCCGTTGCTCCCGAAGAGGGAATCCCGCCGGTCAGAAGCGAGTGTCCGGCGGTAACGTCCAAGTGGACGCCGCCCGGTGAAGCCGAAGAGCTTAGCCGGGCGGCGCTTGGGTGTGTGCGGATTTCCGGAACTCTTAGGGGGCAAACAAGGTGTGAGCTTTCACACGCAACGGAGAATTGCCTTGCGGCGTCCGGCTACGGCAGAGTCTGGGTCCTGTCAGGCCCCGCATACGACACTTGAGCACCATGGGGGGACTCGCGTCCCGCCGACCGTAGTGGATCACAGAACTACATAGAGACCGTCGTATGCCGCCCGAGCACCACGCGGCGCTTCCGCCCCCTGGAAGTTGCCCACCGGGCCCGCGCCTCCCGTGACCAGCAGTCGGAGGCCAGTGCCAGGGGCACGATTGCGTCCGTGAGAGGTCACCCGAGCGGACGGTGCTGGAAGGAAAACCGCGTGAGCCGGATTTCGGTCCGGGGATTCGCAGTGGCGTCCGCCACCGCGGTCACCACCGTCGGCGCCGTCGTGGGCGTTGCCTCGGGCAGCACCCAGCACCCCTCGAACGAACCCGAGGCGATGGCAGGCGACGCGACACTCCTCGCCGACATTCCCGCGGGCCAGCAGGCCCAGGTCCAGGTGTCCTCCCTGGCCCAGCAAGCGTCCGCACAGGCCGACGCGGCAGACTTCGCGGCCAAGAAGTCGGCGGAAGAAGCCGCTCGCAAGGCAGCCGCACAGACCGCCGTGGCCAAGCAGAAGGCCGCGGAGGAGAAGGAGCGGGCCGAGAAGGAGAAGAAAGAGGCCGCCAGCAGGTCCGCAACCCGCGACGCCTCCAGCTTCGCCACGCAGAGCTCGTACACCATCGCGCAGGTGCAGGCCATCGCACGCCAGATGGTCCCCTCCGACCAGTTCCAGTGCTTCAGCAACATCGTGAGCCACGAGTCCGGCTGGAACTACCACGCGGTCAACGCGGGCTCCGGTGCCTACGGCCTCTTCCAGGCCCTGCCCGGATCCAAGATGTCGTCCGCCGGCGCCGACTGGCAGACCAACCCCGCCACGCAGATCAAGTGGGGCCTGAGCTACATGAACGGCCGCTACCACAGCCCGTGCGAGGCATGGTCCTTCTGGCAGGCCAACAGCTGGTACTGAGCCCCCGCCGGACGCCGGACCGTCCCTTCCGCCGCGTCCCGGACC
The nucleotide sequence above comes from Streptomyces sp. TS71-3. Encoded proteins:
- a CDS encoding PhoH family protein translates to MVTSTKRRMPDRRTYVLDTSVLLADPNALSRFDEHEVVLPIVVVTELEAKRHHPELGYFARQALRLLDDYRIRYGRLDAPLPVGDLGGTVRVELNHSDPGVLPAGYRLGDNDSRILAVARNLQAEGYDVTVVSKDLPLRIKASSVGLLAEEYRAELAITDSGWTGMSELTLSAEQVDLLFEEETLYVPDAADLPVHTGLTIQSERGKALGRVTPEGQVRLVRGDREAFGIKGRSAEQRIALDLLLDPDVGIVSMGGRAGTGKSALALCAGLEAVLERRQHEKVMVFRPLYAVGGQELGYLPGTEAEKMNPWAQAVFDTLSAVTSREVIEEVTARGMLEVLPLTHIRGRSLHDAFVIVDEAQSLERNVLLTVLSRIGANSRVVLTHDVAQRDNLRVGRYDGVVAVVEKLKGHPLFAHVTLTRSERSQIAALVTEMLEEGHI
- a CDS encoding lytic transglycosylase domain-containing protein; the protein is MSRISVRGFAVASATAVTTVGAVVGVASGSTQHPSNEPEAMAGDATLLADIPAGQQAQVQVSSLAQQASAQADAADFAAKKSAEEAARKAAAQTAVAKQKAAEEKERAEKEKKEAASRSATRDASSFATQSSYTIAQVQAIARQMVPSDQFQCFSNIVSHESGWNYHAVNAGSGAYGLFQALPGSKMSSAGADWQTNPATQIKWGLSYMNGRYHSPCEAWSFWQANSWY